The Thermodesulfobacteriota bacterium sequence TCACCGAGTCTTGGAAAAGGAACAACAAAACTTCTCTACACCGATCGGTCAAATCTTCGCAAACCGTAACGCCGCTGTGCAATTTGACGTGCTTGAAGGGCCGGACTACGCTGCCGATGCCAGAGAAGCCGTTCGGCTCGTTCCTGAGATACCGTTAGTGATTAAGCTGCACACTCCCTCCATTGTGCTATTCAGGCTCAACTTCTACAAACCAGAATCCTCTTTTCTGAGAAAGTCTCGGCTCTACGTAAAATCAATACTTAAAGGTGTAAAACATTCTTGGGGGTATGATCCAGACATTGAGGCTTACCGTTTATACACCTTGAAGGCTGATGAGATAGAGCGCTCGCATGCGCTTGATGCGGATGAGATTGCTACGCCCTCCAGAGCATTGGGAAACATAATGATTAAAGAATGGGGTATCGATGAGACAAAAGTCTCCCACGTCCCTTATCCTTATATTCCTACAGACAAGTTGCTTAATATACCAGTGGATACAAATACAAATGTTGTTACTTTCTTAGGTAGGCTTGAAATACGTAAAGGAGTACTTGACTTGGCAAAGGCTATTCCAATCATTTTACAACGTTACCCTCGGGTCAAGTTTCGTTTTGTTGGCTCATCCGAGCCTTCACCTAAACCAAATGTACCTATGCAACAATACTTGGAACATGCGTTACAGCGTTACAATAAATCGGTCGAGTTTACCGGCTTTGTACCGCCTGAAAGTGTTCTTGACATCTTAGCCGACACAGATATATGCGTTTTTCCCAGCATTTGGGAGAACTTCCCCTGCGTGTGCTTAGAAGCAATGGCCGCGGCCCGTGGAATTGTTGGAAGTCAGGCGGGAGGTATGGTTGATATGTTAGACGCTGGCCGGGTAGGCAAACTTATTCCCCCTCTCAGCCCCGAAAGAATTGCGGAAGCGGTAATAGAGTTATTAGAAGACCCGAGCTTGCGTATGGCACTGGGACAGGCCGCTCGTGAACGCCTGCTTTCCGAGTACAATATTAATCGTATAAGTACACTTCAGGAAGCCAGTTACACGCGTGCTATTATCCGAAGACGAAGCATGGGAACCCGCTTTAGGAAAGTCTCCTAATGAGGGTTTGTAGTTCGGTTA is a genomic window containing:
- a CDS encoding glycosyltransferase family 4 protein, encoding MKIAFISYEYPPDAAYGGIGTYVYQAARMLKERGHHVEVFTSSPYRSGSETEDGVIVHRVLEKEQQNFSTPIGQIFANRNAAVQFDVLEGPDYAADAREAVRLVPEIPLVIKLHTPSIVLFRLNFYKPESSFLRKSRLYVKSILKGVKHSWGYDPDIEAYRLYTLKADEIERSHALDADEIATPSRALGNIMIKEWGIDETKVSHVPYPYIPTDKLLNIPVDTNTNVVTFLGRLEIRKGVLDLAKAIPIILQRYPRVKFRFVGSSEPSPKPNVPMQQYLEHALQRYNKSVEFTGFVPPESVLDILADTDICVFPSIWENFPCVCLEAMAAARGIVGSQAGGMVDMLDAGRVGKLIPPLSPERIAEAVIELLEDPSLRMALGQAARERLLSEYNINRISTLQEASYTRAIIRRRSMGTRFRKVS